The nucleotide sequence TTATGACTTTACCATTCAACGCATTTTCTATATGATAATCAACAGGATGACCATCTTTTAATACTCGCTTAACGGTAAAATCAACAGTAATAGTATTACCTAAAGTATCTTTATAGTGTACAGGAAATTCACGAACAATACCATGCTTATTAGGGTAAGCAAGATCAACATATATAATCTTTTCTATAACATCCAACGAAGCATCTTTATTAACCGTAATAGTACTATCAAAAAGCTCAAGATACTCTCCCCAATAGTCTACAGTTACTATATTTGAAGTTAAAAATAGAGTACTTAAAAACAATAAATAATACTGTACATGGTTATTGTTCATCATAATGCTCTATTAGTCAAAAGTTACTTTTGGTGCTTCACGTTCTGATAAGTTTACTACTTCAAAATATTGAGCTCGCCCAAAACCAGTAAAACCCGCTATAATATTTGTTGGAAATACTTCACGAGCACTATTATAATTGCGTGCCGTTCCGTTATAATATCTACGAGCTAATTGTAAGTGTTCCTCAATCGTATTTAGGTCTCGCTGTAAAGAAAGAAAGTTCTCATTGGCCTTAAGTTCAGGATAATTCTCTACAACAGCAAATAGCGTACGCAATGCACCACTGAGCTCTGTTTCGGCAGCACCCTTTTGAACTACTCCTTGAGCATTTATAGACTCAGATCTATAACGAGCTACTTGCTCAAATATACTTTTTTCATGAACTCCATACTGTTTAACAACTGCTACCAAGTTAGGAATAAGATCGTAACGACGTTTAAGTTGTACATCAATACCGCTCCAACCCTCATCAAGCAGTGCCTTTAAGCGGATCAGGCTATTGTACCCTGTAATAAACCAAAGTGCTACCACCCCAGCT is from Candidatus Dependentiae bacterium and encodes:
- a CDS encoding LemA family protein, with translation MILLAVLGIAGVVALWFITGYNSLIRLKALLDEGWSGIDVQLKRRYDLIPNLVAVVKQYGVHEKSIFEQVARYRSESINAQGVVQKGAAETELSGALRTLFAVVENYPELKANENFLSLQRDLNTIEEHLQLARRYYNGTARNYNSAREVFPTNIIAGFTGFGRAQYFEVVNLSEREAPKVTFD